In Streptomyces sp. NBC_00344, the genomic window TGGGCGGCACCATGCGGCTCGGCCTCTACCCGGCGAAGCTCGCCGAGGGCTCGGTCGTACGGGAGGCCTACGCCGACGAGCCGTACGTGGAGGAGCGCCACCGCCACCGCTACGAGGTCAACAACGCCTACCGCGCCGAGCTGGAGAAGAAGGCCGGTCTGGTCTTCTCGGGCACGTCCCCGGACAACAAGCTCGTCGAGTACGTCGAGTACCCGCGCGAGGTGCACCCCTACCTGGTCGCCACCCAGGCCCACCCGGAACTGCGTTCCCGGCCCACCCGGCCGCACCCGCTCTTCGCGGGCCTGGTGAAGGCCGCTGTGGAGCGCAAGACGGGCGAGTAGCGGGCTGCTGTACAGCGATACGGTTGACCGGGGCGGGGTCTCTTGAGGCTCCTGCCCCGGTTCACGTTCTGGAGAGGACGCTTTCATGGGCATCAAGGACACCCCCGCCGAGTGGCAGGTCACGGCGACCAGGACTCCCTTCACCGGCAACAAGACAAGCGTCCGCACCGACGATGTGGTCATGCCCGACGGCATGGTCGTCCACCGCGACTACCAGGTCCATCCCGGCTCGGTGGCCGTCCTCGCGCTCGATGAGCAGGGCCGGGTCCTCGTCCTGCGTCAGTACCGGCACCCGGTACGCCACAAGCTCTGGGAGATCCCGGCCGGTCTGCTCGACATCCCCGGAGAGAACCCGTTGCACGCCGCGCAGCGCGAGCTCTACGAGGAGGCGCACGTCAAGGCCGAGGACTGGCGGGTGCTGACCGACGTCTACACCACGCCGGGAGGCTGCGACGAAGCCGTACGGATCTTCCTCGCCCGTGATGTCTCCGAGGTCGAGGGTGAGCGGTTCGAGGTCTCCGAGGAGGAGGCCGACATGGAACTCGCACGGGTGG contains:
- a CDS encoding NUDIX hydrolase translates to MGIKDTPAEWQVTATRTPFTGNKTSVRTDDVVMPDGMVVHRDYQVHPGSVAVLALDEQGRVLVLRQYRHPVRHKLWEIPAGLLDIPGENPLHAAQRELYEEAHVKAEDWRVLTDVYTTPGGCDEAVRIFLARDVSEVEGERFEVSEEEADMELARVDPAELVRGVLAGDLHNTCLVVGVLALTAALNGDGLDALRPADAPWPARPFEA